A portion of the Desulfosoma caldarium genome contains these proteins:
- a CDS encoding Lcl C-terminal domain-containing protein, which translates to MTARFTLLKDVIVMDRHTGLMWQREASLDRLMWPEGFAYIEQLNRSGWGGFDDWRYPTQEELATLLMAEENPSTGLYIDPVFGDQRCVWSCTEVGHHKSVYADFYYGDFYVVEQKYANHFVRAVRGQRQ; encoded by the coding sequence ATGACGGCACGGTTCACCCTGCTCAAAGACGTGATCGTTATGGATCGTCACACAGGGCTCATGTGGCAACGGGAAGCGTCCCTCGACCGGCTCATGTGGCCTGAAGGATTTGCCTACATTGAACAGCTCAACCGAAGCGGGTGGGGTGGATTTGACGACTGGCGATATCCAACGCAAGAGGAATTGGCCACGTTGCTAATGGCAGAGGAAAATCCCTCCACTGGTCTCTACATCGACCCCGTCTTTGGAGATCAGCGCTGCGTGTGGAGCTGCACGGAGGTGGGCCACCATAAGTCGGTTTATGCCGATTTTTATTACGGCGATTTCTATGTGGTGGAACAAAAATACGCCAACCATTTTGTTCGAGCCGTTCGGGGGCAAAGGCAGTAG
- a CDS encoding patatin-like phospholipase family protein, whose protein sequence is MLKTALVLSGGAARGIAHLGVLRHLDGETFPVHMILGTSMGAIIGALYAHHGSVAIVEEKIHTFVHSAIFRETLSLAVDENSALPSASSLFDRFAQQLRKSYLYTRLVTRSSLIPEDDYWKLLTGLVPDIRIEDLPTPFGAVTLDILTGDEVVLTSGSLIKALGASASIPGMGPPVRYRGRLLVDGGWIDNVPCLPARRLGAHFVLAVDTSSEVADMHPLPSCALEYALRSSEASRMALNKLRLQHADTVVRPHVSHIRWSDFHLFEQILQAGHEAWVAAASFIKKTYRSYRINPLRRLRAALRARFLPYGLPLVFV, encoded by the coding sequence ATGCTGAAAACCGCTTTGGTCCTCAGCGGAGGAGCCGCCAGGGGCATTGCACACCTTGGTGTTCTTCGCCACCTGGACGGCGAAACCTTCCCCGTCCACATGATCCTCGGCACCAGCATGGGCGCCATCATCGGCGCCCTCTACGCCCATCACGGCTCGGTGGCCATCGTCGAGGAAAAAATCCACACTTTCGTCCACAGTGCTATCTTTCGCGAGACCCTATCTTTGGCTGTGGATGAAAACAGCGCCCTGCCCTCCGCCTCGTCGCTCTTTGACCGATTTGCCCAGCAGCTTCGAAAGAGTTATCTTTACACGCGCCTCGTGACGCGATCCAGCCTCATTCCTGAAGACGATTATTGGAAACTCCTTACGGGCCTCGTTCCGGACATCCGCATCGAGGACCTTCCCACACCCTTCGGCGCCGTGACGCTGGACATCCTCACGGGCGACGAAGTGGTTTTGACAAGCGGATCCCTCATCAAAGCCCTCGGGGCCAGCGCTTCCATTCCCGGCATGGGTCCGCCTGTGCGCTACCGCGGCCGACTGCTCGTGGACGGCGGCTGGATCGACAACGTGCCATGCCTTCCCGCACGGCGCCTCGGGGCTCACTTCGTGCTTGCCGTGGACACGTCCTCGGAAGTGGCCGACATGCACCCCCTGCCCAGCTGCGCTCTCGAATATGCTCTGCGAAGCAGCGAGGCGTCCCGCATGGCCTTGAACAAGCTGCGCTTACAGCATGCCGATACGGTCGTTCGGCCTCACGTATCCCATATTCGCTGGTCCGACTTTCATCTGTTCGAACAAATCCTTCAAGCGGGCCACGAGGCCTGGGTGGCCGCAGCTTCGTTCATTAAGAAAACCTACCGAAGCTACCGCATCAATCCGTTGCGGCGCCTGCGTGCCGCGCTGCGCGCCCGCTTTCTCCCTTACGGCCTTCCACTGGTGTTTGTGTGA
- a CDS encoding ATP synthase F0 subunit C: MAWEQVDWIRAAAGLGAGISIGFSAIGAALGEGYAAGKASEILSYRPRLADKILKTMLVGQAIAETAGIFGLVVAMLMLFSSVSGKPILTAWAYLGAGLAIGLSAIGCGIGAGMPAGGACLGIGRQPEASGPITTLMLVGSGVAQSTVIYGLLIAQLLLYKRLPEVATFPHICALLGAGLAVGFGGNGPGLGKGFAAETAAYQIARNPENATILMRIMLVGQGVAESTGVYSLVVSLLLIMMV; the protein is encoded by the coding sequence ATGGCATGGGAACAGGTGGATTGGATCCGAGCGGCCGCTGGCCTTGGGGCAGGAATTTCTATTGGGTTTTCGGCAATCGGGGCTGCCCTTGGGGAAGGATATGCCGCGGGTAAAGCCAGCGAAATACTTTCGTACCGACCTAGGCTAGCCGACAAGATCTTGAAAACCATGCTGGTCGGCCAGGCTATCGCCGAAACCGCGGGCATTTTCGGATTAGTGGTTGCCATGCTCATGCTTTTCAGCTCCGTATCCGGCAAGCCGATACTAACGGCATGGGCTTATTTGGGTGCTGGTTTGGCGATTGGCTTGTCGGCGATCGGCTGCGGCATAGGGGCGGGCATGCCGGCTGGAGGGGCCTGTTTGGGCATAGGTCGGCAGCCGGAGGCTTCGGGCCCCATAACGACCTTGATGCTTGTGGGCTCTGGAGTTGCTCAGTCTACAGTCATTTATGGTTTACTTATTGCGCAGCTATTGCTTTACAAGCGGTTGCCGGAGGTGGCCACGTTCCCTCACATTTGCGCTCTTTTGGGTGCCGGTTTGGCCGTGGGGTTTGGAGGTAACGGGCCGGGCCTGGGAAAGGGTTTCGCGGCCGAGACAGCGGCGTATCAAATCGCCCGCAATCCCGAGAACGCGACCATCCTGATGCGAATCATGCTTGTTGGACAAGGTGTAGCGGAGTCCACCGGCGTCTATTCTTTGGTGGTGTCATTGTTGTTGATTATGATGGTCTAA
- a CDS encoding alpha/beta fold hydrolase — MPLLNTPSVQLYYEVHGNGPNLLFVSGLGGGTWSWYGQIPYFRRHYRTIVFDNRGAGRSSMPPGPYAMKDFAHDTLALLDHLGIDRCFMVGLSMGGMIAQETALAAPERFEALVLGCTHPGGPRKVSPSSQVLERFTDNQGLSQEEIVTKNLPFFFSPEALQHCQEAVETYKAVQTQAPWQPQEAFSSQLAAIQHFDASHRLPDLFIPTLVVTGTEDVLVPPANAHLLSTLLPNALLVELEGAGHAIHAECPATLNALIHGFLADPVRESRKSPRHRRISCSRPQ; from the coding sequence ATGCCCCTGCTCAACACCCCTTCCGTGCAACTTTACTACGAAGTCCATGGAAACGGTCCGAACCTTCTTTTCGTAAGCGGCCTCGGCGGCGGCACCTGGTCCTGGTATGGACAGATTCCTTACTTTCGTCGCCATTACCGCACCATCGTCTTTGACAATCGAGGCGCCGGCCGCTCCTCCATGCCCCCAGGGCCCTATGCCATGAAAGACTTCGCCCATGACACCCTCGCCCTGCTGGATCATCTGGGCATCGACCGATGCTTTATGGTCGGCCTTTCCATGGGGGGCATGATTGCGCAGGAAACAGCCCTGGCAGCTCCAGAACGCTTTGAAGCGCTGGTCCTGGGCTGCACGCACCCCGGAGGCCCGCGCAAAGTCTCTCCGTCTTCTCAGGTTCTTGAACGCTTCACGGACAACCAGGGGCTCAGCCAGGAAGAGATCGTGACCAAAAACCTTCCCTTTTTCTTCAGTCCTGAGGCCTTGCAGCATTGTCAAGAGGCCGTTGAGACCTACAAAGCTGTGCAAACACAGGCGCCTTGGCAGCCTCAAGAGGCCTTTTCCAGCCAACTGGCCGCCATTCAACACTTCGACGCCTCCCATCGGCTGCCGGACCTTTTCATTCCCACCCTTGTGGTGACGGGCACAGAAGACGTTCTGGTCCCCCCGGCCAATGCGCATCTTCTGTCGACGCTACTCCCCAACGCTCTTCTCGTGGAACTGGAAGGGGCGGGTCACGCCATTCACGCCGAATGTCCTGCCACCCTGAACGCCCTCATTCACGGGTTCCTTGCCGATCCCGTGAGAGAGTCCAGAAAAAGTCCCAGACACCGACGTATTTCCTGTTCTCGACCCCAATAA
- a CDS encoding tRNA (cytidine(34)-2'-O)-methyltransferase, translating into MSSRDASGFGGTKGPSVQAIQAPLEVALVEPEIPPNTGNVARTCAAVHVPLHLVEPLGFRLTDRYLKRAGLDYWPYVNVTVHRSLQHFLRHMEGRRLLFFSKKASLDYDAFVYMPGDCLVFGSETQGLPAWLLEAHADRALRIPMDSAHVRSLNLATAVGIALFEARRQIKGQLAPSRPQAALSL; encoded by the coding sequence GTGAGTTCACGAGATGCTTCGGGCTTTGGCGGCACGAAGGGACCGTCGGTTCAGGCGATCCAAGCGCCTTTGGAGGTGGCCTTGGTGGAGCCGGAAATACCTCCCAACACCGGCAATGTGGCGCGCACGTGTGCCGCCGTCCATGTGCCCCTTCATCTGGTGGAACCTTTGGGTTTTCGCCTCACCGACCGATATTTGAAAAGAGCGGGACTCGACTATTGGCCCTACGTGAACGTGACCGTTCACCGTTCGCTGCAGCATTTCCTTCGCCACATGGAGGGGCGAAGGCTTCTTTTCTTTTCCAAAAAGGCATCCCTGGACTACGATGCATTCGTCTATATGCCAGGGGATTGTCTTGTGTTCGGTTCCGAAACGCAAGGTTTACCGGCGTGGCTTCTTGAAGCCCATGCCGACAGGGCGCTGAGGATTCCCATGGATAGTGCCCATGTGCGCAGCCTCAATCTTGCCACGGCGGTGGGCATCGCGCTCTTTGAAGCACGAAGACAAATCAAAGGACAGCTGGCGCCAAGTCGGCCACAGGCGGCGCTATCCCTATAA
- a CDS encoding ABC transporter ATP-binding protein, whose amino-acid sequence MNLSSIIEAKNLTRVYPLGPVGVVALKDVTFTVSSGEFVLLKGNSGSGKSTLLALLGGLDRPTSGQLHVAGIDVVALSERGLTQYRRRVVGIVFQSFHLLPTLTVLENVCLPALLAGASYEATRAKALHWLQWLDMQDRLHHLPGELSGGEAQRTAIARALINDPFVILADEPTGNLDSRNGARVVDILGSLHRDHGRTIIMATHSSIADDVATRQLCLQDGTIVNDQCLSS is encoded by the coding sequence ATGAACCTCTCCTCCATCATTGAAGCCAAAAACCTTACACGGGTTTATCCTTTGGGCCCTGTGGGCGTCGTGGCACTCAAGGACGTGACCTTTACGGTATCTTCCGGTGAATTTGTGCTCCTCAAGGGCAACAGCGGCTCCGGTAAGAGCACCCTTTTGGCCCTGTTAGGTGGCTTGGATCGGCCCACGTCTGGACAGCTTCATGTGGCCGGGATTGATGTGGTGGCTTTGAGTGAACGGGGACTCACCCAATATCGGCGCCGAGTGGTGGGAATTGTGTTCCAGAGTTTTCATCTGTTACCCACCTTGACGGTTTTGGAAAACGTCTGTCTGCCGGCGCTCCTTGCCGGAGCCTCCTACGAGGCCACCCGGGCCAAGGCCCTGCATTGGCTTCAATGGCTGGACATGCAGGATCGGCTGCATCACCTGCCCGGGGAACTTTCGGGGGGTGAGGCGCAACGCACGGCCATTGCTCGCGCCCTTATCAATGATCCTTTCGTGATTCTCGCCGATGAACCCACAGGCAATCTGGATAGTCGCAACGGGGCTCGCGTCGTGGATATTTTGGGTTCATTGCATCGCGATCACGGCCGCACCATTATCATGGCCACGCACAGCTCCATCGCCGATGATGTGGCCACGCGGCAACTGTGTCTACAAGATGGGACCATCGTGAACGATCAATGTCTTTCTTCCTAG
- a CDS encoding shikimate kinase, which yields MTIGNPHGGSMLGRVPGESSCYAPNLVLIGMPGVGKSTLGVLAAKQLAAPFVDTDLIIQAAHGKRLQEIIREKGLAGFRAIEEAAVCSLTVFGTVIATGGSVVYSAKAMEHLRARGFIVWLDLSLPFLEQRLGDLDARGVVRAPGQSLQGLYEERQPLYALHAQAHLLLDGLNHEDALQALLHVLQTQKFSMGP from the coding sequence ATGACCATCGGCAACCCTCATGGCGGCTCGATGCTGGGTCGTGTGCCCGGTGAATCGTCATGCTATGCCCCCAACCTCGTGCTCATCGGTATGCCCGGTGTGGGCAAGAGCACTCTGGGTGTCCTGGCGGCCAAGCAGTTGGCTGCCCCTTTCGTGGATACGGATCTCATCATTCAAGCCGCTCACGGAAAACGCCTCCAGGAAATCATTCGCGAAAAAGGCCTGGCGGGCTTTCGAGCCATTGAAGAAGCCGCCGTGTGTTCCCTCACCGTCTTCGGCACCGTTATCGCCACGGGAGGCAGTGTGGTTTACAGCGCAAAAGCCATGGAACACCTTCGCGCCCGTGGATTCATCGTATGGCTTGACCTGTCCTTGCCTTTTCTGGAACAGCGCTTGGGGGATCTGGACGCTCGGGGAGTGGTTCGAGCCCCAGGCCAGTCGCTTCAAGGACTTTACGAAGAGCGCCAGCCCCTCTATGCGCTCCACGCTCAGGCTCACCTTCTCCTGGACGGCCTCAACCACGAGGACGCCTTGCAGGCGCTTTTGCATGTCCTTCAAACTCAAAAATTTTCCATGGGCCCATGA
- a CDS encoding FtsX-like permease family protein, producing MSFFLGLRIYGWFSLRYARRHLWRTAAVIVGLSLGAGIFVAVRFATTTSVRSFERSMGAVSGRADFVVTRPGEGVPSHLVRDLLSMRHIETASPILSLMVRVQSTHRGAEGAAVARWVGLDPILDRPLRPWAVQRLEKPEETQRWMRLMSDPDTVFVGSTLARALRLEAGSAITVHYQDRRRTLKVLGILKDEGLGLAHGGLMLISDVATVQEFLGQFERVDRVEGVFVEGGSETGYQELENLLGSSYALDRVVDRTRSSRSMVAAYEQNLSVLSFVSLFVGMFLVYSLTAFNSVSRRREVAVMRSLGASARFVFFVFILDGLVLGLLGWAIGIPVSLAFSRDLLQAVSATVTLLFARVDVSTVSLNFWDVAVSVVLTTGVAALAAWQPAHSMMRVPPQEAIRPRSAGAESETKVRRLTMAGLGLLATVLPLCMMPPLQGVPVAGYAAVFFLFCGFSLLAPGVLKRLSKLPSPLVRRLGGEPCVLALRQLERAGARVALSVGALITAVGLFTALVIMISSFRKTVEAWVYQTVSGDLFVRPMMADMNGYRDPLPAHLVHFLRNIPDVDVVAYRRIAMSYRGVDCALEGIDLDRLQRHGGFLFLKGNPQDAYDAMKAGDGVIVSEVFSNRTGFGVGDRMALSVLGVPMEFRVVGVYRDYRTQSAVIYTDLRVLHNRTKDRAWSGARLFFPGSEEAKVQRALEIRDEILTRFGARDAPDVMVGKSLRRDILQVFDQTFAVTTVLLVMALMVASLGMMTTLTIMVLERSVFLNTLIAVGSSPGQVRRMLLWEALFMAVAGLVLGVACGFVLSTILIEVINAQSFGWTFLYHVAWNQLGVALPLIAAASLVATVPAQRLAFRDSPVVLLREDDH from the coding sequence ATGTCTTTCTTCCTAGGATTGCGCATTTACGGCTGGTTTTCTCTGCGCTACGCTCGGCGGCATCTGTGGCGCACTGCGGCGGTGATTGTGGGTCTGAGTCTAGGGGCCGGCATCTTTGTGGCGGTGCGCTTTGCCACGACCACGTCGGTGCGTTCTTTTGAACGAAGCATGGGCGCCGTGTCGGGAAGGGCTGACTTTGTGGTGACCCGCCCGGGGGAAGGCGTCCCGTCTCACCTGGTGCGCGACCTGTTGTCAATGCGGCACATCGAAACCGCCTCTCCCATTCTATCTCTTATGGTTCGCGTCCAGTCGACACATCGAGGGGCCGAGGGCGCCGCCGTGGCGCGCTGGGTGGGTCTAGACCCCATTTTGGATCGCCCCTTGAGGCCCTGGGCGGTGCAGCGTCTCGAAAAGCCGGAAGAGACGCAGAGGTGGATGCGCCTCATGAGCGATCCCGATACGGTTTTTGTCGGATCGACCCTGGCTCGCGCCTTACGCCTAGAGGCCGGATCGGCCATCACGGTCCACTATCAGGACCGCCGCAGGACCCTCAAGGTCTTGGGGATTCTCAAGGATGAAGGCCTGGGATTGGCTCATGGGGGCCTCATGCTGATTTCGGATGTGGCGACGGTTCAGGAATTCCTCGGGCAGTTTGAACGCGTGGATCGTGTGGAAGGAGTTTTTGTCGAAGGTGGAAGCGAAACGGGGTACCAGGAACTGGAAAACCTTTTAGGTTCGAGCTACGCCTTGGATCGGGTCGTGGATCGGACACGATCATCGCGGTCCATGGTGGCGGCCTACGAACAAAACCTCTCGGTCCTCAGTTTTGTGTCCCTTTTTGTGGGCATGTTTCTGGTCTACAGCCTCACGGCTTTCAACAGTGTTTCTCGACGACGCGAAGTGGCCGTGATGCGATCACTGGGCGCGTCGGCCCGTTTCGTTTTTTTTGTCTTTATCTTGGATGGGCTGGTCTTAGGCCTGCTGGGCTGGGCCATAGGGATTCCGGTGAGCTTGGCCTTTTCCAGGGACTTGCTGCAAGCGGTAAGCGCGACGGTCACCCTGCTTTTTGCGCGCGTGGACGTCAGCACGGTGTCTTTAAACTTCTGGGACGTGGCGGTCTCCGTGGTGCTCACCACCGGGGTTGCGGCCTTGGCAGCTTGGCAGCCGGCTCACTCCATGATGAGGGTGCCTCCACAGGAAGCCATTCGCCCTCGCAGTGCGGGAGCGGAATCGGAAACAAAAGTTCGACGCCTGACCATGGCGGGCCTTGGTCTGCTCGCCACGGTCTTGCCTCTTTGCATGATGCCGCCCCTACAGGGGGTTCCCGTGGCGGGGTATGCGGCGGTTTTTTTTCTCTTTTGCGGCTTTTCCCTTCTCGCTCCAGGAGTGCTCAAGCGCCTTTCCAAGCTGCCTTCCCCTCTCGTGCGGCGCCTGGGCGGTGAGCCGTGCGTGCTGGCACTCAGGCAGCTGGAAAGGGCCGGCGCGCGCGTGGCCCTCTCCGTCGGCGCCCTCATCACCGCCGTAGGACTTTTTACGGCTCTGGTCATCATGATTTCCAGCTTTCGAAAGACGGTGGAAGCCTGGGTGTATCAGACGGTGAGCGGGGATCTTTTTGTGCGTCCCATGATGGCCGACATGAACGGCTATAGGGATCCGCTGCCGGCGCACCTGGTTCATTTTCTTCGAAACATTCCCGATGTCGATGTGGTGGCCTATCGAAGAATCGCCATGAGTTACCGTGGTGTGGACTGCGCCCTGGAAGGGATCGACTTGGATCGGCTGCAGCGCCATGGAGGGTTTCTTTTTCTCAAAGGGAATCCTCAGGACGCCTACGACGCCATGAAGGCCGGAGATGGCGTGATAGTGAGTGAAGTCTTTTCCAATCGAACGGGATTTGGCGTAGGTGATCGCATGGCATTGAGCGTTCTGGGTGTTCCCATGGAATTCCGCGTGGTCGGCGTGTACCGGGACTACCGAACCCAAAGCGCCGTCATCTACACGGACCTCAGGGTGCTGCACAATCGAACGAAGGACAGGGCATGGAGCGGCGCGCGGCTGTTTTTCCCCGGATCGGAAGAGGCCAAAGTCCAGCGTGCTCTCGAAATTCGGGACGAAATCCTTACGCGTTTCGGTGCCCGTGACGCCCCGGACGTCATGGTGGGAAAAAGCCTTCGGCGAGACATCCTTCAGGTTTTTGACCAAACTTTTGCCGTGACCACGGTCCTTTTGGTCATGGCCCTCATGGTGGCCAGCCTGGGCATGATGACTACCTTGACCATCATGGTCCTGGAACGCTCGGTGTTCTTGAACACCCTCATCGCCGTCGGATCCTCCCCGGGCCAGGTGCGCCGCATGCTGCTTTGGGAAGCCCTGTTCATGGCCGTGGCGGGGCTCGTTTTGGGCGTTGCCTGCGGGTTTGTCCTGTCCACGATTCTCATTGAGGTGATCAACGCCCAGTCCTTCGGCTGGACCTTTCTATACCACGTGGCCTGGAACCAACTCGGGGTGGCTTTGCCCCTCATTGCGGCGGCGTCGCTCGTGGCCACCGTGCCGGCACAGCGCTTGGCTTTTCGTGACAGCCCGGTTGTGCTCCTTCGAGAGGACGACCATTGA
- a CDS encoding F0F1 ATP synthase subunit B family protein, translated as MISLNATIIVQVTLFLVLLFVLNRLMIQPIHRLILERERVIEEKERALDAAARDLEEMLEAYKKRLRTAEQEAQSARAALRARAAEEAHRTLMATQEEIVALRQKVRADVEEELVKARKGLKKLAQVLSYEISTKVVGRKI; from the coding sequence ATGATCAGCTTAAATGCAACGATTATCGTCCAAGTGACCTTGTTTCTCGTGCTGCTGTTCGTCTTGAACCGCCTCATGATTCAGCCAATCCATCGGCTTATTCTGGAACGGGAGCGGGTCATTGAGGAGAAGGAACGAGCGCTGGATGCTGCGGCGCGGGACCTGGAAGAGATGCTTGAGGCATACAAAAAGAGGCTTCGCACCGCGGAACAGGAAGCCCAAAGCGCACGTGCCGCGTTAAGGGCCAGAGCCGCGGAAGAAGCCCATCGAACCCTCATGGCGACCCAGGAAGAGATCGTGGCACTGCGCCAAAAGGTGCGGGCCGATGTGGAAGAAGAGCTGGTCAAGGCTCGAAAAGGGCTGAAAAAACTTGCGCAAGTGCTCTCTTACGAGATTTCCACCAAAGTCGTTGGACGGAAAATCTAG
- a CDS encoding universal stress protein: MIQLKKILVPVDFSEFSQKAIRYGVEIARDRQASLTIMHVINQRIIDAVHELSVKGYKGDFVEAMRKMIQDREQELHQLLPMEWQEGVPEIHFEIRKGRPSEEVINYAKENTIDLIIVGTHGRSALMSTVIGSVANTVVLKAPCPVLVVRELEHDFVT, from the coding sequence ATGATTCAACTGAAGAAAATTCTGGTTCCCGTGGACTTTTCCGAATTTTCCCAAAAAGCGATTCGCTACGGAGTGGAAATCGCTCGGGACAGACAAGCTTCCTTGACCATCATGCACGTGATCAATCAAAGGATCATCGATGCCGTCCACGAGCTGAGCGTGAAGGGGTACAAGGGGGATTTCGTGGAGGCCATGCGCAAGATGATCCAGGATCGAGAACAAGAACTTCATCAACTGCTGCCTATGGAATGGCAGGAAGGGGTTCCCGAAATTCACTTTGAAATCCGCAAAGGCCGTCCTTCAGAAGAAGTCATTAATTATGCTAAGGAAAACACCATCGATCTCATCATAGTGGGCACGCACGGTCGTTCCGCCCTCATGAGCACTGTGATCGGCAGTGTGGCCAACACCGTGGTGCTGAAGGCTCCGTGCCCCGTTTTGGTGGTTCGAGAACTTGAGCATGATTTTGTGACATAA
- a CDS encoding adenylyltransferase/cytidyltransferase family protein, whose product MRAREKVIPLKVAAEKCRNLRDQGLRVVFTNGCFDLLHIGHLRYLEEARALGDYLVVAVNSDASVRCIKGPHRPVVDEKARSELVAGLHCVDCVVLFDAPDPLAVIQTLNPHVLVKGADWPVDRIVGADWVMRRGGSVVRIPVLKGYSTSGLIEKILGQVSSSSTRF is encoded by the coding sequence ATGCGGGCGAGGGAAAAAGTCATACCGCTAAAGGTAGCCGCTGAAAAGTGCCGAAACCTTAGGGATCAAGGCCTGCGAGTCGTTTTCACCAACGGATGCTTTGATCTGCTTCATATAGGACATCTTCGCTACCTGGAAGAAGCTCGCGCCCTGGGCGATTATCTGGTGGTCGCCGTGAACAGTGACGCGTCCGTGCGGTGCATCAAAGGACCTCATCGGCCCGTGGTAGACGAAAAGGCGCGATCGGAACTGGTGGCGGGCTTGCACTGCGTGGACTGCGTGGTGCTCTTTGATGCTCCGGATCCTCTGGCCGTGATTCAGACCCTCAACCCCCATGTGCTGGTCAAGGGAGCGGACTGGCCGGTGGATCGCATCGTGGGGGCCGATTGGGTCATGCGCCGGGGAGGCTCGGTGGTGCGCATTCCTGTCCTGAAAGGCTATTCCACGTCGGGGCTCATTGAAAAAATTCTGGGGCAAGTCTCTTCCTCGTCAACGCGTTTTTGA
- a CDS encoding alpha/beta hydrolase: MASMEHVRIDCETHRLEAVVQWGSSKDGALIGHPHPLYGGSMDNNVVLALEAAYRDREWTTVRFNFRGVGASTGTYGHGDGEAKDMVCVQQWLKDLGVQSVHLAGYSFGAWVALKACRLGMTPHSLALVSPPINFLDFTDLSIPSCPTWVMVGDTDAFAEAHRVDAWAHAHRAQGNSVHVDLCPNADHFYWGREQEIRRCLGLFLDSLTGSARNP, encoded by the coding sequence ATGGCTTCGATGGAGCACGTTCGCATCGACTGTGAAACGCATCGGCTGGAAGCCGTGGTGCAATGGGGATCCTCAAAAGACGGGGCTCTCATCGGCCACCCTCACCCGTTGTACGGCGGCTCCATGGACAACAATGTGGTCTTGGCCTTGGAAGCAGCCTACCGGGATCGGGAATGGACGACCGTGCGGTTCAATTTCCGCGGCGTAGGGGCGAGCACGGGCACTTACGGACATGGGGACGGAGAAGCAAAGGACATGGTGTGTGTCCAGCAATGGCTCAAGGATCTTGGCGTTCAAAGTGTTCACCTGGCCGGGTATTCCTTTGGCGCATGGGTGGCGCTAAAGGCCTGCCGCCTGGGTATGACGCCGCACAGTCTTGCTCTCGTGTCTCCCCCGATCAATTTTTTGGATTTTACCGACCTTTCGATCCCCTCGTGTCCCACCTGGGTCATGGTCGGAGATACAGATGCTTTTGCAGAAGCGCACCGCGTTGACGCGTGGGCGCATGCCCACAGAGCGCAAGGAAACTCCGTTCATGTGGACCTGTGCCCCAACGCCGACCACTTTTATTGGGGTCGAGAACAGGAAATACGTCGGTGTCTGGGACTTTTTCTGGACTCTCTCACGGGATCGGCAAGGAACCCGTGA
- the atpE gene encoding ATP synthase F0 subunit C, which produces MEISGVDFIRGMAFLGAGLAMGLGAIGPGIGEGFAAGKACEAIGRRPEEAGLLTRTMLVGQAVSESTGIYSLVIALLLLFVVK; this is translated from the coding sequence ATGGAAATTTCGGGAGTTGATTTCATTCGAGGAATGGCCTTTCTTGGCGCCGGTCTTGCCATGGGTTTGGGTGCCATTGGTCCGGGAATTGGAGAAGGTTTTGCCGCAGGAAAAGCCTGCGAAGCGATCGGGCGCCGTCCCGAAGAGGCGGGGCTTTTGACGCGGACCATGTTGGTGGGCCAGGCCGTGTCCGAATCGACCGGGATTTACTCTTTGGTTATCGCGCTGCTGCTTTTGTTTGTGGTGAAGTAA
- the atpF gene encoding F0F1 ATP synthase subunit B produces the protein MVRAWTRWWGLTVIAVVWAEQAYAASSTIFGIDRALWDLSWRWINFGILVFFLMKYLKGPLVNFVKERRDAIAGVFDQLKEKEESLDRRRREQEELLAQLDEKIESIKAYYHEIGQEEKEKILAQAERLRRQILEEAQQTAAREFEEAKKKFRAEVVEKAVALAEERIRKKITKKDQRALVNNYLTQLEALQRTPESAGP, from the coding sequence ATGGTGCGAGCCTGGACAAGATGGTGGGGCTTGACGGTGATCGCTGTGGTGTGGGCCGAACAAGCCTACGCGGCCTCATCGACCATTTTCGGGATAGACAGAGCCCTATGGGATTTATCATGGCGATGGATCAATTTCGGCATTCTGGTCTTCTTTCTCATGAAGTACCTGAAAGGGCCGTTGGTCAACTTCGTCAAGGAACGCCGCGACGCCATTGCCGGCGTTTTTGACCAGCTGAAAGAAAAAGAGGAGTCCCTGGATCGCCGCCGCCGCGAACAGGAAGAGCTCCTGGCCCAGTTGGACGAAAAGATCGAGAGCATCAAGGCTTACTACCACGAGATCGGCCAGGAAGAAAAAGAGAAGATCCTCGCCCAAGCCGAACGCCTTCGACGACAGATTCTTGAAGAGGCCCAGCAGACGGCGGCGCGGGAATTTGAAGAGGCAAAAAAGAAGTTTCGTGCCGAGGTGGTGGAAAAAGCGGTCGCCTTAGCCGAAGAACGCATTCGCAAAAAAATCACCAAAAAGGACCAGCGCGCACTGGTGAACAACTACCTCACCCAACTGGAAGCTCTGCAAAGGACACCCGAGTCTGCCGGGCCATGA